The Tistrella mobilis genome window below encodes:
- a CDS encoding bifunctional [glutamine synthetase] adenylyltransferase/[glutamine synthetase]-adenylyl-L-tyrosine phosphorylase yields MTAASPLLDAAPGHRLPVVADPDRAAIARERILERLGEAQGDAADDLAAFRAFLEDPTGRRLIDGMACGSAYLTQLAVIEAPVLARTVRLGPVAAFDEIRAGFDALKRRGGTEAQVMAELRRLKRRAALVIGLADLAGIWSLAEVTGAVSDTAEAALQAAFAHLLRDAARRGDIRLDNPEDPGPTSGLFALGMGKFGACELNYSSDIDLIVLYEPERVQMADDRHPQPVFTRIARDLVKLMEARTAEGYVFRTDLRLRPDPASTPLALSAEAAEVYYESVGQNWERAAMIKARVVAGDETAGQLFLKRLTPFVWRKSLDFYAIADIHSIKRQINAHRSGDGLDLPGHNLKLGRGGIREIEFFCQTQQLIFGGRSPALRARATEAALDALVAEQRVEAPVADRLKTAYRLLRTIEHRLQMVDDAQTHSLPRDEAAFARVAAFSGFEDPAEFGRMLLDTLKGVEKAYAELFDDAPGLGTAEGNLVFTGTEDDPDTIETLERMGYREPSRVVARVREWHRGRVRATRSGRARQILTEIMPELLSRLGGTGDPDAAFMRFDAFLGELPSGVQIFALFHSNPELLELVAEAMGTAPKLSEQLARRPSLLEAVLDPDFFSGLATPEALAADLDRVLSRAIDYEDTLDLTRRWAGERKFQVGVHILRGLTDADAAAPVLTAIADAVICALLPRVLDEFAQAHGRMPGGRIAILAQGRLGSREMSIDSDLDLVVVYDASGEAGSDGSRPLGPSHYYARLAQRFISAISALTGEGRLYEIDTRLRPSGSSGPVASHLDAFRRYHREDAWTWEHMALTRARVVAASDDSLTRDLDQVVREVLLTPRDADRVVIEVADMRRRIAQEHGTDDCWQVKHVRGGLVDLEFLAQQLQLIHGPDMPDLLLGDTALVLARAGELGLIEDGAMLADAVRLQRRMLGLLRLTVTGRFDGRTAPPGLIAALARAARLDEGADAGAIGDVLRSCQARVHAHFDRYVTDAAARVKAEGAADAGADPKTAMETKR; encoded by the coding sequence ATGACCGCCGCTTCGCCCCTGCTCGACGCCGCCCCGGGCCATCGCCTGCCGGTCGTGGCCGACCCCGACCGCGCCGCGATCGCCCGCGAGCGCATCCTGGAACGGCTGGGCGAGGCGCAAGGCGATGCGGCAGACGACCTGGCCGCTTTTCGGGCGTTTCTGGAAGATCCGACCGGCCGGCGCCTGATCGACGGCATGGCCTGCGGCAGCGCCTATCTGACCCAGCTTGCGGTGATCGAGGCACCGGTCCTGGCGCGCACCGTGCGCCTCGGCCCCGTGGCGGCCTTCGACGAAATCCGCGCGGGCTTCGACGCGTTGAAACGCCGGGGCGGCACCGAGGCGCAGGTGATGGCGGAACTCCGCCGGCTGAAACGGCGGGCGGCGCTGGTGATCGGGTTGGCCGATCTGGCCGGGATCTGGTCGCTGGCCGAGGTGACCGGCGCCGTCTCCGACACCGCCGAGGCGGCGCTTCAGGCGGCTTTCGCCCATCTGCTGCGCGATGCGGCCAGGCGCGGCGACATCCGGCTGGACAACCCCGAGGATCCGGGGCCGACGAGCGGGCTTTTCGCGCTGGGCATGGGCAAGTTCGGCGCCTGCGAGCTGAACTATTCCTCGGATATCGACCTGATCGTGCTCTACGAGCCCGAGCGGGTACAGATGGCCGACGACCGCCACCCCCAGCCGGTTTTCACCCGCATCGCCCGCGATCTGGTGAAGCTGATGGAGGCGCGCACCGCCGAAGGCTATGTCTTCCGCACCGATCTGCGCCTGCGCCCGGACCCGGCCTCCACGCCGCTCGCCCTTTCGGCAGAGGCCGCCGAAGTCTATTACGAAAGCGTCGGTCAGAACTGGGAACGGGCCGCGATGATCAAGGCGCGGGTGGTGGCCGGCGACGAGACCGCGGGCCAGCTGTTCCTGAAGCGGCTGACACCCTTCGTCTGGCGCAAGAGCCTGGATTTCTACGCCATCGCCGACATCCACTCGATCAAGCGTCAGATCAATGCCCATCGCTCGGGCGACGGGCTGGACCTGCCCGGCCACAATCTGAAGCTCGGCCGCGGCGGCATCCGCGAGATCGAGTTCTTCTGCCAGACCCAGCAGCTGATCTTCGGCGGCCGGTCGCCGGCGCTGAGAGCGCGGGCGACCGAGGCGGCGCTGGATGCGCTGGTAGCCGAACAGCGGGTCGAGGCGCCGGTTGCAGACCGGCTGAAGACCGCCTACCGGCTGCTGCGGACCATCGAGCACCGGCTGCAGATGGTCGACGACGCCCAGACCCATTCCCTGCCCAGAGACGAGGCCGCCTTTGCCCGCGTCGCGGCGTTTTCGGGCTTCGAGGACCCGGCCGAATTCGGCCGGATGCTGCTCGACACGCTGAAGGGGGTGGAGAAGGCCTATGCGGAACTGTTCGACGATGCGCCGGGGCTGGGCACCGCCGAGGGCAACCTGGTCTTCACCGGCACCGAGGACGACCCCGACACGATCGAGACCCTGGAACGGATGGGCTATCGCGAGCCGTCACGCGTGGTGGCCCGCGTGCGCGAATGGCATCGCGGCCGGGTCCGCGCCACCCGCAGCGGCCGCGCCCGTCAGATCCTGACCGAGATCATGCCGGAACTGCTCTCGCGCCTGGGCGGCACCGGCGATCCCGATGCCGCCTTCATGCGCTTCGATGCCTTCCTGGGCGAACTGCCCTCGGGCGTGCAGATCTTCGCGCTGTTCCACAGCAATCCCGAACTGCTGGAACTGGTGGCCGAAGCCATGGGCACGGCGCCCAAACTGTCTGAACAGCTGGCCCGCCGGCCCTCTCTGCTCGAAGCCGTGCTCGACCCCGACTTCTTCTCGGGGCTGGCGACGCCCGAGGCGCTGGCCGCCGATCTGGATCGGGTGCTGTCCCGGGCGATCGATTACGAGGACACGCTGGATCTCACCCGCCGCTGGGCGGGGGAGCGGAAATTCCAGGTGGGGGTGCACATCCTGCGCGGGCTGACCGATGCCGATGCCGCAGCCCCCGTGCTCACCGCCATCGCCGATGCCGTCATCTGCGCCCTGCTGCCGCGGGTGCTGGACGAATTCGCCCAGGCCCATGGCCGGATGCCCGGCGGACGGATCGCGATCCTGGCTCAGGGGCGGCTGGGATCGCGCGAGATGTCGATCGACAGCGACCTGGATCTGGTCGTCGTCTACGACGCCTCGGGCGAGGCCGGATCGGATGGCAGCCGGCCGCTGGGGCCATCGCACTATTATGCCCGCCTTGCCCAGCGTTTCATCTCGGCGATCTCGGCACTGACCGGAGAAGGCCGGCTTTACGAAATCGACACCCGGCTCAGGCCCTCGGGCTCGTCCGGGCCGGTGGCGAGCCATCTGGATGCCTTCCGCCGCTATCACCGCGAGGATGCCTGGACCTGGGAACATATGGCGCTGACCCGCGCCCGGGTGGTGGCCGCCAGCGACGACAGCCTGACACGGGATCTGGACCAGGTGGTGCGCGAGGTGCTGCTCACCCCCCGCGATGCCGACCGGGTGGTGATCGAGGTGGCGGATATGCGCCGCCGGATCGCCCAGGAGCACGGCACCGACGACTGCTGGCAGGTGAAGCATGTCCGCGGCGGGCTGGTCGATCTGGAATTCCTGGCCCAGCAGCTGCAGCTGATCCACGGGCCCGACATGCCCGATCTGCTGCTGGGCGACACGGCCCTGGTGCTCGCCCGGGCGGGGGAGCTGGGGCTGATCGAGGATGGCGCGATGCTCGCCGATGCGGTAAGGCTTCAGCGGCGCATGCTGGGCCTGCTCCGGCTGACCGTCACCGGCCGTTTCGACGGCCGCACCGCCCCTCCGGGGCTGATCGCGGCCCTCGCCCGCGCCGCGCGCCTCGACGAGGGCGCGGATGCCGGGGCGATCGGTGATGTGCTCCGCTCTTGCCAGGCGCGTGTGCACGCCCATTTCGACCGCTACGTCACCGATGCCGCCGCCCGGGTGAAGGCCGAAGGTGCGGCGGATGCCGGGGCGGACCCCAAGACCGCGATGGAGACGAAACGATGA
- a CDS encoding AsmA-like C-terminal domain-containing protein: protein MIVRISTWVVRLFLGLLLVVILALAAAGFRLAAGPVDLGPAGPWIADRLELADGRFRIDAGDARLSLDATNVALTLAVDDVRIIDRFNQPVLRLPGLRIGLSVGDLIAQRIVPTVLEVTGVELAVQRAPSGEVSLALLDAAPLERARAPEEGLPISRLRPLFDADAPPPEPVAPDPELRAADPAAPPVPAEPLSDVDRLRGWLNQMADPGAWALDMTRVQLVRVAAVDITYQDGVAGFSGHVSGRDLRLIREGERIRVAVDLAGNVAGEAVGASLGGLVTPDQGAADLDLTIHPTRIDRVAAVLGLPAPFDGLALPLQGVVEMQMARRRIERLRLHATAGAGEVDWPGVIARPLPVERIVLAADLTEDGNRLEVTRADIRLSDGAALGGSVTVTGLNGPAQGLGISGGVIGGDLAVDDIDRYWPLGQQEAARDWVISRVRGGRVDGVSVVVDIRPGMLGPDGHLAPSAIQGDFSYRGISVDYERPLPPARDLAGTGSFDLRGLRFNLAAGGRAGDTGLALGAARVAIEGFGVKTEPTRVDAAIPISGPVADAVTVLAMPPIEFVDPALSSPDGLEGQTTIDLTLSLPLGQEKPDVRYTARGRIEALALRKAVLGLDLADGGFAVAVDNAQARLTGRAEVGGAPLDIDWRQAIAARTSWERRVDVAGTLDEAARKRAGFDPAPYLTGPVGLKLAVEVPRGKPDEPVIRVDADLARARLAIPDIGWSKRAGTAGGLSATIHPHAVPGGPGPGGEVIDIRDLRVDAGDLYALGTLRVAAGRLLEAKIERLDLGDNRLRVEYSAGSDGASDRVILGGRMLDVEPLIDGTGGDAETRPRDPASPPARVDLELAIDRVRIDDLRHLDRARGSVAIENGRWREARLQAALPVAPETAAAAGDRGPGTVTVAIGGGAAPAGGRTIRLDTDRMDDLVAFAGLRGRIAGGSMVIEGVIDDTVAHDLVRGHIIGRDYRLQNAPAIARALATASPSGVSDKIGGRDGIAFNVLDGAFVYENGVVTLSEARAHGSEVGVTASGRIDIDGGTIDLAGTLVPLYTLNSAIGRIPVIGDLLVGEEGSGIFAATYRLDGPLDDPDVSVNPLAALAPGFLRNLFSAITDGVTGRAGNPPTGADPKPDFDR from the coding sequence ATGATCGTCAGGATCTCGACCTGGGTCGTCCGTCTCTTTCTCGGGCTGCTGCTGGTCGTCATTCTGGCGCTGGCGGCCGCGGGCTTCCGTCTGGCCGCGGGGCCGGTCGATCTGGGACCGGCCGGACCCTGGATCGCCGACCGGCTGGAACTGGCTGACGGCCGCTTCCGCATCGATGCGGGCGATGCCCGGCTCTCCCTCGACGCCACCAATGTCGCGCTCACCCTCGCCGTCGACGACGTCCGGATCATCGATCGCTTCAACCAGCCGGTGCTACGCCTGCCCGGCTTGCGCATCGGGCTCTCGGTCGGCGATCTGATCGCCCAGCGGATCGTGCCCACGGTGCTGGAGGTGACCGGTGTCGAGCTTGCGGTCCAGCGGGCGCCGTCGGGCGAGGTTTCGCTGGCCCTGCTGGATGCGGCACCGCTCGAACGTGCCCGGGCGCCCGAAGAGGGGCTGCCGATCTCGCGGCTGAGGCCCCTGTTCGATGCCGATGCGCCGCCGCCCGAGCCGGTGGCGCCCGATCCGGAACTCCGCGCCGCCGATCCCGCCGCCCCGCCGGTGCCGGCCGAACCCCTGTCTGATGTCGACCGGCTGCGCGGCTGGCTCAATCAGATGGCCGACCCCGGCGCCTGGGCGCTGGACATGACCCGGGTGCAGCTGGTCCGGGTGGCGGCGGTGGACATTACCTATCAGGACGGCGTCGCCGGCTTTTCGGGCCATGTCTCAGGCCGCGATCTCAGGCTGATCCGCGAGGGGGAGCGGATCCGGGTTGCGGTCGATCTTGCCGGCAATGTCGCGGGCGAGGCGGTCGGCGCCTCTCTCGGCGGCCTGGTGACGCCCGATCAGGGGGCGGCCGATCTGGACCTGACCATCCACCCCACCCGTATCGACCGGGTCGCCGCCGTGCTCGGCCTGCCGGCGCCCTTCGACGGTCTCGCCCTGCCGCTGCAGGGCGTGGTCGAGATGCAGATGGCCCGGCGGCGGATCGAGCGGCTGCGGCTGCATGCGACCGCCGGGGCGGGAGAAGTCGACTGGCCCGGCGTCATCGCCCGGCCATTGCCCGTAGAGCGGATCGTGCTGGCGGCCGATCTCACCGAGGATGGCAACCGGCTGGAGGTCACCCGTGCCGATATCCGCCTCAGCGACGGCGCGGCCCTTGGCGGCAGCGTGACCGTCACCGGCCTGAATGGCCCGGCTCAGGGCCTCGGCATTTCGGGGGGCGTCATCGGCGGCGATCTTGCGGTCGACGATATCGACCGCTACTGGCCGCTCGGCCAGCAGGAGGCGGCGCGCGACTGGGTGATCTCGCGCGTGCGCGGCGGCCGGGTCGACGGCGTGTCGGTGGTGGTCGACATTCGCCCGGGCATGCTGGGGCCCGACGGGCATCTGGCGCCCTCGGCCATCCAGGGCGATTTCTCCTATCGGGGCATTTCGGTCGATTACGAACGGCCGCTGCCGCCGGCCCGCGATCTGGCCGGCACCGGCAGCTTCGATCTCCGCGGCCTGCGCTTCAATCTGGCGGCCGGTGGCCGTGCCGGCGATACCGGGCTCGCTCTCGGTGCCGCCCGGGTCGCGATCGAAGGCTTCGGCGTCAAGACCGAGCCCACCCGCGTCGATGCAGCGATCCCGATTTCGGGTCCGGTGGCCGATGCGGTCACCGTGCTCGCCATGCCGCCGATCGAATTCGTCGACCCGGCGCTGTCCAGTCCCGACGGGCTGGAGGGGCAGACCACGATCGATCTGACCCTCAGCCTGCCCCTCGGCCAGGAGAAACCCGATGTGCGCTACACCGCCCGGGGCCGGATCGAGGCGCTGGCCCTGCGCAAGGCGGTGCTCGGGCTCGATCTGGCCGATGGCGGCTTTGCCGTTGCGGTCGACAATGCCCAGGCGCGGCTGACCGGCCGGGCGGAGGTCGGGGGCGCGCCGCTCGACATCGACTGGCGGCAGGCGATCGCCGCCCGCACCAGTTGGGAGCGGCGGGTCGATGTCGCCGGCACGCTGGACGAGGCGGCCCGCAAGCGCGCCGGCTTCGATCCGGCGCCGTATCTTACCGGTCCGGTCGGGCTCAAGCTTGCGGTTGAAGTGCCGCGCGGCAAGCCCGATGAGCCGGTGATCCGGGTCGATGCCGATCTGGCCCGGGCCCGCCTCGCCATTCCCGATATCGGCTGGAGCAAGCGCGCCGGCACCGCCGGCGGGCTTTCGGCCACCATCCATCCCCATGCCGTGCCGGGAGGCCCGGGACCGGGGGGAGAGGTGATCGACATCCGCGATCTGCGGGTCGATGCGGGTGATCTCTATGCGCTCGGCACGCTCCGGGTTGCGGCGGGGCGGCTGCTTGAGGCGAAGATCGAGCGGCTGGATCTGGGCGACAACCGGCTGCGGGTCGAGTACAGCGCCGGCAGCGACGGGGCATCCGACCGGGTGATCCTGGGTGGCCGGATGCTCGATGTCGAACCGCTGATCGACGGCACCGGGGGCGACGCGGAAACCAGGCCGCGCGATCCGGCCTCCCCGCCTGCCCGTGTGGATCTGGAACTTGCGATCGACCGGGTGCGGATCGACGATCTGCGGCATCTGGATCGCGCCCGCGGATCGGTGGCGATCGAAAACGGCCGCTGGCGCGAGGCCCGCTTGCAGGCAGCCCTGCCGGTCGCACCCGAAACCGCAGCGGCTGCCGGCGATCGGGGGCCGGGGACGGTCACGGTCGCGATCGGCGGCGGGGCGGCGCCGGCCGGGGGGCGGACCATCCGGCTCGACACCGACCGGATGGACGATCTCGTCGCCTTTGCCGGGCTGCGCGGCCGCATCGCCGGCGGATCGATGGTGATCGAGGGGGTGATCGACGACACCGTCGCACATGATCTGGTGCGCGGCCACATCATCGGTCGCGACTATCGTCTTCAGAACGCCCCGGCCATCGCCCGCGCATTGGCGACGGCCTCGCCGTCCGGCGTCTCCGACAAGATCGGCGGGCGGGATGGCATCGCCTTCAACGTGCTCGACGGCGCGTTCGTCTACGAGAACGGGGTGGTCACCCTGTCCGAAGCCCGCGCCCATGGCAGCGAGGTGGGGGTCACGGCCTCGGGCCGGATCGACATCGACGGCGGCACCATCGATCTGGCCGGAACACTGGTGCCGCTTTATACCCTGAACAGTGCGATCGGCCGCATCCCGGTGATCGGCGACCTGCTGGTGGGAGAAGAGGGCAGCGGCATTTTCGCCGCCACCTACCGGCTGGACGGGCCGCTCGACGACCCGGATGTCAGCGTCAACCCGCTGGCCGCCCTGGCGCCCGGCTTTCTGCGCAACCTGTTCAGCGCCATTACCGACGGCGTCACCGGCAGGGCCGGCAATCCGCCGACGGGCGCCGACCCGAAACCCGATTTCGACCGCTGA